Proteins from one uncultured Anaeromusa sp. genomic window:
- a CDS encoding oligopeptide transporter, OPT family, with product MDKKKAASGVSDACSLSDAAFLPLREGETYEPILKPRQKPKEATRYAVLLGLLFGAVFTVACTYMPLKVGQGISSDTPIAAMAIALAAVLKRNDALGENTLMECIGSTGSMVNSGLVFVLPALFILQLQASFTEMVWTTLLGGFLGIAYAIILRNYFVVHMHGHYPFPGSLATTEVLLSGAKGGDSLQVILLSSLVGGAADFATNAFGWWNAAFTSRFCTFGSYLAEKYKLFFAINVEAAVLAIGYMTGWRYAVIIAGGSLFGWWVLLPLLASLSAENQAWILGTAMVKPFQELPPEAIFRQAVRFVGIGTLAMAGILGVLKMAPFIGLTFKEAIVGVWKNKKNTSAVLRTQQDVPMSWVVGLIAAIALVFTLIIQQYYGATWLQALLLTLVLLAGSFLFSVVGTTSIAFTSSEPVSGLTLLTLIIGAQAMLSTGLVGEVGILAVLLMAAVVCGCLWMTGCFVGDLKVAFWLGITPKTLQIWKVISTLVSALIAAGVMLLLAKSMGFCGPGSLAAPQANAVAAVIGPLMAGQEAPWMLYLAGAVLAVMLDCLKVPALAFGLGLYVPLELNMPLLAGGSIAYLMAHSSRDTLLNQWRQRRGILISSGFIAGGSIMGVCSVGLRVMGYDFSQLSWGSTENPELYSLVMYVFLCGFFIWYSRRGNPTA from the coding sequence ATGGATAAAAAAAAAGCAGCTTCCGGCGTTTCTGATGCGTGCTCCTTGTCGGATGCGGCTTTTCTTCCGCTACGTGAGGGAGAAACCTATGAGCCAATATTGAAACCCCGCCAAAAGCCAAAGGAAGCGACACGTTACGCGGTCCTGTTAGGCTTGCTTTTTGGCGCCGTCTTTACTGTGGCTTGCACCTATATGCCTCTAAAAGTGGGCCAAGGCATTTCGTCGGATACGCCGATAGCCGCCATGGCTATTGCGTTGGCAGCAGTATTGAAGAGAAATGATGCGTTGGGAGAAAACACCTTGATGGAATGCATCGGCTCTACCGGCTCCATGGTCAATTCCGGCTTAGTTTTTGTGCTGCCGGCTTTATTTATTCTGCAGCTGCAGGCCTCTTTTACGGAGATGGTTTGGACTACTTTGCTGGGCGGTTTTTTGGGTATTGCTTACGCCATTATTTTGCGCAATTATTTCGTGGTACATATGCATGGGCACTACCCCTTCCCCGGTTCTTTGGCGACGACGGAGGTGCTTTTATCCGGAGCCAAAGGGGGAGATAGCCTGCAAGTAATTTTGCTTAGCAGCTTAGTCGGCGGTGCGGCGGATTTTGCGACGAATGCCTTTGGTTGGTGGAATGCGGCGTTTACCTCCCGCTTTTGCACCTTTGGCAGTTATTTGGCGGAAAAATACAAGCTGTTTTTCGCCATTAACGTGGAGGCTGCGGTTTTGGCCATCGGCTATATGACGGGCTGGCGTTATGCGGTTATTATTGCCGGAGGCTCGTTATTCGGCTGGTGGGTTTTGCTTCCACTGTTGGCCTCTTTATCGGCTGAAAATCAAGCCTGGATTTTGGGGACGGCGATGGTAAAACCATTTCAGGAACTGCCGCCGGAGGCTATTTTTCGTCAAGCAGTTCGCTTTGTCGGTATTGGTACGTTAGCCATGGCCGGCATTCTTGGGGTTTTAAAGATGGCTCCGTTTATCGGCCTTACCTTTAAAGAAGCTATCGTGGGTGTGTGGAAAAACAAAAAAAATACATCCGCGGTCTTGCGGACGCAACAAGATGTGCCGATGTCTTGGGTTGTGGGGCTGATTGCAGCGATTGCTCTGGTTTTTACGCTGATCATACAGCAGTATTACGGAGCGACATGGCTGCAGGCGCTTCTTCTAACGCTGGTGCTGTTGGCAGGGTCTTTTCTTTTTTCCGTCGTAGGAACCACTTCCATTGCCTTTACTTCTTCTGAGCCTGTATCCGGCTTGACTTTGCTGACGTTGATTATTGGCGCGCAAGCGATGCTGAGCACAGGGCTCGTCGGCGAAGTCGGCATTTTGGCGGTATTGCTTATGGCAGCGGTTGTTTGCGGCTGCCTCTGGATGACTGGTTGCTTTGTGGGCGATTTAAAGGTGGCTTTTTGGCTTGGCATCACACCGAAGACGTTGCAGATTTGGAAAGTTATCAGCACTCTTGTATCCGCGCTTATTGCCGCCGGCGTTATGCTCCTTCTTGCCAAAAGTATGGGCTTCTGCGGCCCGGGATCCTTGGCGGCGCCTCAAGCTAATGCGGTGGCGGCGGTCATCGGGCCGCTCATGGCCGGCCAGGAAGCTCCTTGGATGTTATACCTTGCAGGCGCCGTATTGGCTGTTATGTTAGACTGTTTAAAGGTGCCGGCATTGGCGTTTGGCTTGGGCTTATATGTCCCGTTGGAACTCAATATGCCTTTATTGGCTGGCGGTAGTATTGCCTATCTCATGGCTCATAGCAGCCGCGATACGCTCCTTAACCAATGGCGTCAGCGGCGCGGCATTCTCATTAGCTCTGGTTTTATTGCCGGCGGCTCGATCATGGGGGTCTGCAGCGTCGGCTTGCGAGTGATGGGCTATGATTTCAGCCAGCTTTCCTGGGGAAGCACGGAAAACCCGGAATTATATTCCTTGGTGATGTATGTTTTCTTGTGCGGCTTTTTCATTTGGTATAGTCGACGGGGTAACCCGACAGCCTAA
- a CDS encoding GNAT family N-acetyltransferase: MVVHIRKHLLNCYLILYFRKEMSKTDTQSPSYCIELIQAEETWPLRQEAMWPDKDISFVQLPGDETALHFGLFVITESNSKLLVSCLSLFSSDADLQLRKFATLPSQQQQGWGSKLLRHVLKEASLLAKERPIVLDSRQEKEAFYASFGFQREGKPFEKNDRFYVRMQWH; the protein is encoded by the coding sequence ATGGTGGTACACATCAGGAAACATTTATTAAATTGTTATTTAATACTTTATTTTAGAAAGGAGATGTCTAAAACGGATACGCAAAGTCCATCCTATTGTATTGAATTGATTCAAGCCGAAGAAACCTGGCCGTTGCGCCAAGAAGCCATGTGGCCGGATAAGGATATTTCTTTCGTGCAACTTCCTGGTGATGAAACGGCCTTGCATTTTGGTCTCTTTGTAATTACAGAGTCAAACAGTAAATTGCTAGTTTCCTGCCTGTCTTTATTTAGCAGCGATGCGGATTTGCAATTACGTAAGTTTGCCACTTTGCCATCACAGCAACAACAAGGCTGGGGAAGCAAACTTCTAAGGCATGTATTGAAGGAAGCATCGTTGCTTGCAAAAGAACGCCCTATCGTACTGGATTCGCGCCAAGAAAAAGAAGCTTTTTACGCTTCTTTCGGCTTTCAGCGTGAGGGAAAACCTTTTGAGAAAAACGACCGCTTCTATGTGCGCATGCAATGGCATTAA
- a CDS encoding tyrosine-type recombinase/integrase, translating into MNGQQVTIPAASSLLSPNSWSKEEFLQRFGEFLRLDVAHGRAAADTMATYLSHIRQFLLWCREEGLQPEQATVHQLKVYRQYLWEKKRYKVSTIALKLTALRRFYAAAVSRGILKENPAAEVYAGEDRRARLQPQSFLTAADMQHLLSLIPKEGEEALRAKAILVLMALQGLRTVEIHRANVEDVDWNNGMMLVHGKKRDGYVYLREDVLAALDSYAKQRRPVKGDEEGTPLFVSVSRHHNGGRLSRCGIRDIIDHWFQKADLKKPGKSCHLLRHTCGTLLYQETKDLRIVQETLRHASPTTTAKYAHLDDQLSHRYTSKIPIQVD; encoded by the coding sequence ATGAATGGGCAGCAGGTAACTATTCCGGCCGCATCTTCTTTGCTGAGTCCAAATAGTTGGAGCAAAGAAGAATTTTTGCAACGTTTTGGCGAGTTTCTCCGTTTGGACGTAGCCCATGGCCGCGCCGCTGCCGACACAATGGCAACCTATCTCTCCCACATTCGTCAGTTTCTTCTTTGGTGCCGAGAGGAAGGACTACAGCCAGAGCAGGCTACCGTGCACCAATTGAAAGTATACCGCCAGTATCTTTGGGAGAAAAAACGCTATAAAGTCAGCACCATTGCCTTAAAGCTAACAGCACTGCGTCGTTTTTACGCGGCCGCCGTTTCCAGAGGCATTCTCAAAGAAAATCCGGCAGCCGAAGTATACGCTGGCGAAGATCGCCGCGCCAGACTGCAGCCGCAGTCCTTTCTTACCGCCGCCGATATGCAGCATTTATTGTCGCTCATCCCCAAAGAAGGGGAAGAGGCGCTGCGCGCTAAAGCCATCCTGGTACTGATGGCGTTGCAAGGCTTACGTACCGTGGAAATTCACCGTGCCAACGTCGAAGATGTCGATTGGAACAATGGCATGATGCTAGTACATGGCAAAAAAAGAGACGGCTACGTATATCTACGCGAAGATGTTCTTGCCGCGTTGGACTCCTATGCTAAACAACGCCGCCCTGTGAAGGGAGACGAGGAGGGCACGCCGCTTTTCGTTTCCGTCAGCCGTCATCATAACGGCGGACGGCTTTCACGCTGCGGCATTCGCGATATTATTGATCATTGGTTTCAAAAAGCCGATCTTAAAAAGCCGGGGAAAAGCTGTCATTTATTGCGTCATACCTGTGGCACCTTGCTTTACCAAGAAACCAAAGATTTGCGCATTGTCCAGGAAACCTTGCGCCATGCCAGCCCCACGACAACTGCCAAATACGCTCACCTGGATGATCAGCTGTCGCATCGCTATACCAGCAAAATTCCCATTCAAGTAGATTGA
- a CDS encoding 2-oxoacid:acceptor oxidoreductase family protein: MSQTHEIIMSGFGGQGIMLMGQLLTYAGMLEGKEVTWIPSYGPEMRGGTAYCSVIVSEDPIGAPMVSEPSMVVAMNLPSLTRFEGSLQKGGTLIINSSLIEKDATRKDINVFKVPVNEIAAELGNPKVGNMVMLGAIIAAGEPVKTESMLGAFKKMFEKKFANKPELFKINEAAIQRGADFIKK, from the coding sequence ATGTCGCAAACACATGAAATTATTATGTCTGGATTCGGCGGTCAGGGCATCATGCTCATGGGACAGCTGTTGACGTATGCTGGCATGCTCGAAGGCAAAGAAGTAACCTGGATTCCTTCTTATGGACCGGAAATGCGCGGCGGCACTGCTTATTGTTCGGTTATTGTGTCCGAAGATCCCATTGGCGCGCCGATGGTCAGTGAGCCGTCCATGGTTGTCGCCATGAATCTGCCGTCTCTGACTCGTTTTGAAGGATCCCTGCAAAAAGGAGGCACCTTGATCATCAACAGCTCTCTCATTGAAAAAGACGCTACTCGCAAAGACATCAATGTCTTTAAAGTACCTGTCAATGAAATTGCTGCTGAACTTGGCAATCCCAAAGTAGGCAACATGGTCATGCTCGGAGCTATTATCGCAGCAGGGGAGCCGGTGAAAACTGAATCCATGCTGGGAGCGTTCAAAAAAATGTTTGAAAAGAAATTCGCCAATAAGCCGGAACTCTTCAAAATTAACGAAGCAGCCATCCAGCGGGGGGCCGATTTCATTAAAAAGTAA
- a CDS encoding thiamine pyrophosphate-dependent enzyme: protein MAEKVFGRPASLVDVPTHYCPGCHHGIIHRLVAEVIDELGVQDSAIGVAPVGCSVLAYDYFNIDMFEAAHGRAPAVATGIKRVHPEAPVFTYQGDGDLAAIGAAEIVHAAARGEKITTIFVNNAIYGMTGGQMAPTSLVGQVTQTSPYGRKAETAGIPIRVSEMLATLDGAVYIERVAVNNPANMAKAKAAIKKAFKMQLEGKGFTMVEVLSTCPTNWGLSAIDAVKWMEANMMPYYPLGVFKTPEEVAK from the coding sequence ATGGCTGAAAAAGTTTTTGGTCGTCCTGCTTCACTTGTAGATGTACCTACACACTATTGCCCCGGATGCCATCATGGCATTATCCACCGCCTGGTAGCAGAGGTTATTGATGAATTGGGCGTGCAGGACAGCGCCATCGGCGTCGCTCCTGTCGGCTGTTCGGTACTTGCTTATGATTATTTCAACATTGATATGTTTGAAGCCGCTCATGGCCGTGCTCCGGCTGTAGCTACCGGCATCAAGCGCGTTCATCCGGAAGCTCCGGTGTTCACCTATCAGGGTGACGGCGATCTTGCAGCCATTGGCGCAGCAGAGATTGTTCATGCTGCGGCGCGCGGCGAGAAAATTACTACTATTTTCGTTAACAACGCTATTTACGGCATGACCGGCGGTCAGATGGCGCCGACTAGTTTGGTAGGTCAAGTCACACAAACCTCACCCTACGGCCGCAAAGCGGAAACGGCAGGCATCCCCATCCGTGTGTCGGAAATGCTGGCTACCTTGGACGGAGCCGTTTATATCGAACGCGTAGCTGTCAATAATCCCGCCAATATGGCAAAGGCTAAAGCCGCTATTAAAAAAGCCTTCAAGATGCAATTGGAAGGCAAAGGATTCACCATGGTAGAAGTTCTTTCCACTTGCCCGACTAACTGGGGATTAAGCGCCATTGACGCTGTAAAATGGATGGAAGCCAATATGATGCCTTACTATCCCCTTGGGGTTTTCAAAACGCCTGAGGAGGTGGCCAAATAA
- a CDS encoding 3-methyl-2-oxobutanoate dehydrogenase subunit VorB: protein MAEKVLMKGNEAIGEAAIVAGCRHYFGYPITPQTELTEYMAKRMPKIDGVFLQAESEIAAINMVYGAAGAGARSMTSSSSPGISLKQEGISYIAGAELPCVIVNIARGGPGLGSIQPAQSDYFQATKGGGHGDYRLIVLAPNSVQEMVDYTILSFDLADQYRTPVMLLGDGALGQMMEPAEFKASTITPPAKPWAAAGLKGRKKPNIINSLYLQPDAMEQHNLHLQEKFAKISAAEVRYEELYTDDAELVIVAYGISSRIARTAMEKAHKEGLKVGMLRPITLWPFPTAPLEALAQKASAFLTVELSAGQMVEDVRLAVGKDKPVHFYGRMGGVMPSPNEIYEKIVAIMSGKGGK, encoded by the coding sequence GTGGCTGAAAAAGTTCTAATGAAAGGCAATGAGGCGATAGGTGAAGCTGCCATTGTTGCCGGGTGTCGTCATTATTTTGGCTATCCCATTACCCCTCAAACCGAACTTACCGAATATATGGCCAAACGCATGCCGAAAATTGACGGGGTGTTTTTACAGGCGGAAAGCGAAATTGCCGCTATCAATATGGTTTATGGAGCAGCCGGTGCAGGCGCTCGTTCCATGACTTCTTCTTCAAGCCCCGGCATTAGCTTAAAGCAAGAAGGAATTTCCTATATTGCAGGGGCCGAACTGCCTTGTGTCATTGTCAACATTGCTCGTGGAGGCCCGGGCCTGGGCAGCATCCAGCCGGCACAGTCCGACTACTTCCAGGCTACTAAAGGCGGCGGTCACGGCGACTATCGTCTGATCGTCTTGGCGCCGAACTCTGTACAGGAAATGGTAGACTATACGATTCTTTCATTTGATTTGGCAGATCAATATCGTACGCCGGTCATGCTTTTGGGCGACGGTGCTTTAGGCCAAATGATGGAGCCTGCCGAATTCAAGGCCAGCACCATCACTCCTCCGGCTAAGCCTTGGGCTGCAGCTGGCTTGAAAGGCCGTAAAAAACCGAATATCATCAATTCGCTGTATCTCCAGCCGGATGCGATGGAACAGCATAACCTGCATCTGCAGGAAAAATTCGCCAAAATTTCCGCTGCTGAAGTTCGCTATGAAGAGCTTTATACAGATGATGCCGAATTGGTCATTGTAGCCTATGGCATTAGCTCCCGTATTGCCCGCACAGCGATGGAAAAAGCGCATAAAGAAGGACTGAAAGTCGGCATGCTCCGTCCGATCACTTTGTGGCCTTTCCCAACAGCTCCGCTCGAAGCATTAGCGCAAAAGGCTTCCGCCTTCCTGACGGTAGAGCTCAGCGCCGGCCAAATGGTCGAAGACGTAAGGCTGGCCGTCGGTAAAGACAAGCCGGTTCATTTCTATGGACGCATGGGCGGCGTAATGCCCAGCCCCAATGAAATTTACGAAAAAATCGTTGCTATTATGAGCGGCAAAGGAGGGAAATGA
- a CDS encoding 4Fe-4S binding protein → MAKPVINEERCKGCGLCTVACPKKILTFADHFNSKGYRPAFCTDESQCIGCALCGKTCPDVAIEVYK, encoded by the coding sequence ATGGCAAAACCGGTCATCAACGAAGAGCGATGCAAAGGTTGCGGCTTATGCACCGTTGCTTGCCCGAAAAAAATTCTGACATTTGCAGATCATTTCAACAGTAAAGGCTATCGTCCCGCTTTCTGTACGGACGAATCGCAGTGCATCGGTTGTGCTCTGTGCGGTAAAACTTGTCCAGATGTAGCTATTGAAGTCTATAAATAA
- a CDS encoding phosphate propanoyltransferase, which translates to MSNKTVTAGISARHVHVTREHLDILYGAGYELTNKKDLAQPGQFASNETIDVVTEKSAFKNVRILGPIRSKSQVEVSMSDAMKLGLKNIPVRDSGDLAGTPGAKLVGPKGEVELTEGVIVAGRHIHMNPAEAAEFGVKDKDLVKVRCGGNRGLIFENVLIRVNKDYALEMHVDTDEGNAALCKNGDQLEVIVD; encoded by the coding sequence ATGTCTAACAAAACAGTAACCGCCGGTATTTCTGCCCGCCACGTCCATGTAACCCGGGAGCATCTGGATATTCTCTATGGAGCTGGCTATGAACTGACCAATAAAAAAGATTTGGCACAGCCTGGGCAGTTTGCTTCTAACGAGACCATTGATGTAGTCACCGAAAAATCAGCGTTTAAAAATGTACGTATTTTGGGACCAATCCGCAGCAAGAGCCAAGTAGAAGTTTCCATGAGCGACGCCATGAAACTGGGTCTGAAAAATATTCCTGTACGTGATTCCGGCGATTTAGCTGGTACGCCGGGCGCCAAACTGGTAGGCCCGAAAGGCGAAGTTGAGTTGACAGAAGGCGTCATTGTAGCTGGACGTCATATCCATATGAATCCTGCTGAAGCCGCCGAATTCGGCGTCAAAGATAAAGATCTCGTTAAAGTCCGCTGTGGCGGCAATCGCGGCCTGATTTTTGAAAATGTGCTGATCCGCGTTAACAAAGACTATGCGCTAGAAATGCATGTCGATACTGATGAAGGAAATGCCGCTTTGTGCAAAAATGGCGATCAATTGGAAGTTATTGTCGACTAA
- a CDS encoding ASCH domain-containing protein has protein sequence MKALNFYSSNYHVQLVCRRKSCTIRFGDKRSKYQEGDIVWVTVGKRFHQRKKIYAAVIDRVLVKPIGQLTREDLQGENPDIASVEELTRFLEGVYERSIAPDDTVTVVYFSEIIE, from the coding sequence ATGAAAGCATTGAATTTTTATTCATCCAATTACCATGTACAGTTAGTCTGCCGCCGCAAATCCTGTACCATCCGCTTTGGTGATAAGCGCAGCAAATATCAAGAGGGCGATATTGTCTGGGTAACGGTGGGCAAACGGTTTCATCAGCGTAAGAAAATATATGCAGCCGTTATTGACCGTGTTTTGGTCAAACCCATCGGTCAATTAACTCGTGAAGACCTGCAAGGAGAAAATCCGGATATTGCCAGCGTTGAAGAACTGACCCGTTTCTTAGAAGGGGTCTACGAGCGCAGCATTGCTCCAGACGATACGGTAACAGTTGTTTATTTTTCAGAAATCATTGAGTAA